From the genome of Ignavibacteriales bacterium, one region includes:
- a CDS encoding macro domain-containing protein, protein MELYLVDNNYSLVKELENAFSNFPEVKVHYGNILDVAEFAFVSPANSFGHMDGGIDLVYSNYFGWDLERKVKNTIDQLTDAMLPVGSSIIVETNHPKIPFLIVSPTMRMPEVVPASNAYFAMSAILKITHQNSDKIKKVYCPGLGTGVGHIPFDKAANEMANAYSKYKLEHKN, encoded by the coding sequence ATGGAATTATATTTAGTCGATAATAATTATAGTCTTGTAAAAGAATTGGAAAATGCTTTTTCCAATTTTCCTGAAGTAAAAGTACATTATGGTAATATTTTAGATGTCGCTGAATTTGCTTTTGTCTCCCCTGCAAATAGTTTCGGCCATATGGATGGTGGAATTGATTTAGTCTATTCAAATTATTTTGGATGGGATTTAGAGAGAAAAGTGAAAAATACAATTGATCAACTTACTGATGCAATGTTACCAGTCGGTTCAAGTATAATTGTAGAGACTAATCATCCTAAGATTCCATTTCTTATTGTTTCTCCAACAATGAGAATGCCTGAAGTAGTACCCGCATCTAATGCTTATTTTGCAATGAGTGCAATATTAAAAATAACCCATCAAAATTCTGATAAAATTAAGAAGGTTTATTGTCCTGGTCTTGGAACTGGTGTCGGACATATACCATTCGATAAGGCAGCTAACGAAATGGCTAATGCTTATAGCAAATACAAACTTGAACATAAAAATTGA
- a CDS encoding STAS domain-containing protein, translating into MKTIKTMYEERFICHDDFKREVVRDLVVHKLNFTRATFKEAQQFRDIVIEDISSKNLKIIIDLSECDYIDSTFLGALVIVLKKIAEVGGEIKYVKPTASALALIKLTGLYSVFNLYHSAQDAIDSFEYPTIESL; encoded by the coding sequence TTGAAAACTATTAAGACAATGTATGAAGAAAGATTTATATGTCACGATGACTTTAAACGAGAAGTAGTTAGAGATTTAGTAGTGCATAAATTGAATTTTACAAGGGCTACATTTAAAGAAGCGCAGCAGTTCAGGGATATTGTAATAGAAGATATTTCATCGAAAAATCTAAAAATAATAATTGATTTAAGTGAATGTGATTATATAGACTCAACATTTTTAGGTGCGTTGGTAATAGTCCTAAAAAAGATAGCTGAAGTGGGCGGAGAGATTAAGTACGTAAAACCTACAGCTAGTGCATTAGCTTTGATAAAATTAACCGGACTTTACAGTGTCTTTAATCTGTATCATAGTGCACAGGATGCAATTGATAGTTTTGAATATCCAACAATAGAGAGTCTTTAG
- a CDS encoding spore maturation protein, translated as MKRVTNDAIGIAGTAVEIALGLIGIMAMWLGVMKVAEQAGLIKIIANWLTPITKRLFPEVPPDHPAVGAMVMNISANMLGLGNAATPFGLKAMEELDSLNPNKGTATNSMVTFLAINTAGMTIIPATAIAIRAAAGSADPTIIIATSLFGSTCATIVGLSVAKLFERFPIEKNGFGSWFKSNLKFLITVLSLITILILTFTTGLSSAIGSAFNFLPPTFFKDLVQIISTIAIPFFIFVFVGYGVIKKVKVYEQFVEGAKEGFNIAIRIIPYLVAMLVAIAIFRAGGAMDNWLIPILRIVTDPLGMPAEALPMALMRPLSGSGSLGVMADIIAVHGPDSFIGILVSTFFGSSETTFYVLAVYFGAVNIKNTRHALAAGLAADVAGMLGALFIVKLLFG; from the coding sequence ATGAAACGCGTAACTAATGATGCGATTGGCATTGCAGGAACTGCAGTTGAAATAGCACTTGGCTTAATTGGAATTATGGCAATGTGGCTCGGTGTTATGAAAGTTGCTGAGCAAGCCGGACTTATAAAAATTATTGCAAACTGGTTAACACCTATCACTAAAAGATTATTCCCGGAAGTTCCGCCAGATCACCCGGCTGTTGGCGCGATGGTTATGAATATTTCTGCAAATATGCTTGGGCTTGGCAATGCCGCAACTCCGTTCGGATTAAAAGCGATGGAAGAATTAGATAGCTTAAATCCAAACAAAGGCACTGCAACAAATTCAATGGTTACATTTTTAGCAATTAACACTGCTGGAATGACAATTATTCCTGCAACGGCAATTGCAATTCGTGCTGCTGCCGGCAGTGCTGATCCAACTATAATAATTGCCACATCTTTATTTGGATCCACATGTGCAACTATAGTTGGTTTATCTGTAGCAAAATTATTTGAAAGATTTCCCATCGAAAAAAATGGATTTGGAAGCTGGTTTAAAAGTAATCTTAAATTCTTAATTACGGTTTTATCCTTAATTACAATTTTGATTTTGACATTTACAACCGGTTTATCATCTGCAATTGGTTCCGCATTTAATTTTTTACCGCCGACATTCTTCAAAGATTTAGTACAGATTATCTCAACTATTGCAATCCCATTTTTCATTTTTGTTTTTGTTGGGTATGGTGTAATTAAAAAAGTAAAAGTATATGAGCAATTTGTAGAAGGTGCTAAAGAAGGATTTAATATTGCGATAAGAATTATTCCGTATTTAGTTGCAATGCTTGTTGCGATTGCAATATTTAGAGCAGGCGGAGCGATGGATAATTGGTTAATTCCAATTTTACGGATTGTAACAGATCCACTTGGAATGCCTGCAGAAGCGCTTCCAATGGCGCTGATGCGTCCACTTTCCGGCAGCGGTTCATTAGGTGTGATGGCTGATATTATCGCTGTACACGGTCCTGATTCGTTTATCGGGATTTTAGTTTCAACATTTTTTGGTAGCTCTGAAACCACATTTTATGTTTTAGCAGTTTACTTTGGCGCTGTAAATATTAAAAACACACGCCATGCTTTAGCCGCAGGATTGGCAGCAGATGTTGCAGGAATGCTTGGTGCTCTATTTATTGTTAAGCTTCTGTTTGGGTGA